TCTCAGTGATCGCTCCTATCGCCTGGAATATGGGCTCCACCAGGTCCGGGTAGCGCTCTTTCAAGAGCTGGACCCTCTCTACCAATGAGAAGGTATCGTGAGGCACACTGGTGTATCCCACTACTACCTCCAGGGGGGGAAGATCGAGGGGCTGGTTGCCATCGGAGATCCTTTGGTAGCCTCCATATGTGGCCAAAGCAGTATCCATGGGGCTGCCGCGCCCCTTTTGAACCCCTCTCTCAATGCGATAGGAGAGCTGAGCAATCTCTCTTTCCGATAGGCCCAGCCCCAGGTGGCCGTTAAGGGCAGCCACAGTGGCCACCACTATGGAGGCTGATGATCCCATGCCTGCTGCCGGCGGGATGTCCGACTCGATCCGGATCCTAACATCCCTGGCCTCAAGCTCCCTTACGGCTGCCGATACATATCTGGTGGCATATGCTGCACTGGCGGAACTGATCTGTCCGCTTCCAGGATCAAAGGAGAAGCCCTGCAAGGAGAGATCGTCCGTCTCTATCAGAAGCCTTCCCGGCAGGTCCTCTACAGTGGCCCGGGCTCGCAGATCTGCTGCTCCTCCCAATGCAGCCGTGCCGGAGACGACAGCATGCTCCCCGAAGAGGATGATCTTGCCGGGTGCCGATGCCATCGTCATAAGAGAGCCCCTTCAGGTGAAGACAATCGCTCCGTATCCTACTACCTGGCTATAGTCACCGCTTACGTCGCCGCTTGTGCCGTAACTGAGAAGCTTGCCGCTGTTGGCACCCAGCAGCCGGGAGGCGGTAATGGCTGCCGCAATCGGTCCGATGCCACATGAAGAGGCATTATAGCGGTAGACCCGGGAGTAGATCTGGGGGATATCCATATTCAGGATGGCCTCAATGATCTGGGAGTCCACCTTCCTCGCCACATCCCGGGGCTCATAATGAGTGAAATCGCTGCTAGCAATCACTATGCACTGCCGATCAAGCTCCAAGGCAGCGCGGGCGATCTCCTCTCCAACCTCTGATGCCGTCTGCTCATCCTGCATCCCCATGGAGACGGCCAGGATCTTGATATCATCTCCAAAGCGCCTCTGAAGAAATGGAATCTGCACCTCAATGGAGTGCTCATGCTGGTGGGCGCTCTCATCGTGATCGATGATGCTCCCTGCCAGGAGGTCGGCCAGCTCATTGTCTGCTGCCACCACCCCCAGAGGAGTTCTCCATGAATCGCGGGATAGAGCTACCGGAGAGCCTATGCCGTGATGGTTGGGCCCCAGTATCACATAGGTCTCCCTCTTTGGCAGGCGGGAGTGGACCATAGCAGCAATCCGGCCGGAATAGATGTATCCAGCATGGGGGACAACGCCGCCCACTACCGGCATCTCCTCGGCCGGAGGCATCAACTCATCCAGTTGCCGCCCAAGCTCCCCCGGGCTGCTCGGATAGAACTGGCCGGCAACGGCTGGTGGCCGCATGGACTCAGAACTCCATCTCAAAGTCCGAGATAGTATATCTGAACCGGTCCCCTTCTCCCCTCTCATACAGAAGCTGGCGGGCT
This genomic stretch from Methanothrix sp. harbors:
- the mvk gene encoding mevalonate kinase, which gives rise to MTMASAPGKIILFGEHAVVSGTAALGGAADLRARATVEDLPGRLLIETDDLSLQGFSFDPGSGQISSASAAYATRYVSAAVRELEARDVRIRIESDIPPAAGMGSSASIVVATVAALNGHLGLGLSEREIAQLSYRIERGVQKGRGSPMDTALATYGGYQRISDGNQPLDLPPLEVVVGYTSVPHDTFSLVERVQLLKERYPDLVEPIFQAIGAITERALPLVREMNLDELGGLMDINHGLLEALGGELHGAV
- a CDS encoding MEMO1 family protein, producing the protein MRPPAVAGQFYPSSPGELGRQLDELMPPAEEMPVVGGVVPHAGYIYSGRIAAMVHSRLPKRETYVILGPNHHGIGSPVALSRDSWRTPLGVVAADNELADLLAGSIIDHDESAHQHEHSIEVQIPFLQRRFGDDIKILAVSMGMQDEQTASEVGEEIARAALELDRQCIVIASSDFTHYEPRDVARKVDSQIIEAILNMDIPQIYSRVYRYNASSCGIGPIAAAITASRLLGANSGKLLSYGTSGDVSGDYSQVVGYGAIVFT